A window from Plasmodium gaboni strain SY75 chromosome 9, whole genome shotgun sequence encodes these proteins:
- a CDS encoding hypothetical protein (conserved Plasmodium protein, unknown function~transcript variant 2; alternatively spliced) has protein sequence MCEMDKKKYIHKENNNNINNNNNINNNNNNNSSSSSNNINILSEKGSFSSINNYHEHATNYLKKEKMFYGYMKNKEKQNDNAHEGDIESREKYDIKKMTKNVNNMSSHKKNDQELNNNIKGKINNNNNNNNNNNNNSYYCKNELVTRKRNVYMSNRFKNNNNSNNNFDNFSNRNNKNVYNTYPKNNLTKKESHMNDNSNIHKNILNKRIDTYMNNEDSINMDDYDDDKQSDSIVKNNYNYRNRYNRFYNNNYGSYNEKKYTYQSNNTYMNYKKNQFYKNYDDEKLLNRNFKKHSQSYRGYQKEHNYLKESNNLHMQDKNESFLKEENKNIENELANMDEYENKFLKLREDEVRDRNDISFKREDNNNNNNDSENINVTENINDNINKNINENINKNINDNINDNINDSVNNVVSEDKELNSDKQSDKYISDELKRIKREEEKKKVMNWKSEEQTLLEEGLRIYKNLKNCPEKWEKISEVVKTRTADDCLKRFLYCRAVVLKEKKKLKEVTEQKKEKEETNIKQGSEDLKNSKNEINNDDIKDDEEHEQDIDSDDMNINNNMNIKGKSLLLNNVHLKNISLYKAVLLKLQLICNRCCNTFDVTSTSKDSCQIICTCVNCSNSAVVEVYRNICFMENTCICILKFNQCSLMDLLTADYSVNCESCGRKNLFKNVTSGKEINVNCQKCFSKLEFKYKDISFDEPINANTESLKKIDDMINKLFTKKKSTKKAIPTASNNLKIEKTKNMIKINNIEVKDGACKHFKKSHRLFKFPCCNKIFPCPTCHDLNSNHQCDTAKRFICGFCYREFSDDEVCICQRDKKLKKGGKFWEVRCRNAITLSKNDSKKYKLLNRQSVQKKKKK, from the exons ATGTGTGAAAtggataaaaaaaaatatattcacaaggaaaataataataatattaacaataataataatattaataataataataataataatagtagtagtagtagtaataatataaatatattgagTGAGAAAGgttctttttcttctataaataattatcatgAACATGCaacaaattatttaaagaaggaaaaaatgttttatgggtatatgaagaataaagaaaaacaaaatgacAATGCTCACGAGGGTGATATAGAATCAAGAGAAAAATAcgatataaaaaaaatgacgaaaaatgtgaataatatgagtagtcataaaaaaaatgaccaagaattaaataataatataaaaggaaaaataaacaacaacaacaacaacaataataataataataataatagttaTTATTGTAAGAATGAATTAGTTACCAGAAAAAGAAACGTATATATGTCGAACCgctttaaaaataataataatagtaataataattttgataatttttcaaataggaataataaaaatgtatataatacGTATCctaaaaataatttaacaaaaaaagaaagtCATATGAATGACAACTCTAATATTCATAAGaacattttaaataaaCGTATTGATACATACATGAATAATGAAGATTCTATTAATATGGATgattatgatgatgataaacAAAGTGATTCTatagtaaaaaataattataattataggaatagatataatagattttataataataactATGGCAgttataatgaaaaaaaatatacataccaaagtaataatacatatatgaattataaaaagaatcaattttataaaaattatgatgatgaaaagTTATTAAACAGAAATTTTAAGAAACACAGCCAATCATATAGGGGTTATCAAAAAGaacataattatttaaaagaatCAAATAACCTGCACATGCaagataaaaatgaatCTTTTCTTAAAgaggaaaataaaaatatagagAATGAATTAGCAAATATGGACgaatatgaaaataaatttttaaaactAAGGGAAGATGAAGTGAGAGATAGAAAtgatatatcatttaaaagagaagataataataataataataatgatagtgaaaatataaatgtaacagaaaatataaatgataatataaataaaaatataaatgaaaatataaataaaaatataaatgataatataaatgataatataaatgattCTGTAAATAATGTTGTTAGTGAAGACAAGGAATTAAATTCAGATAAACAAAgtgataaatatataagtgatgaattaaaaagaattaaaagagaagaagaaaaaaaaaaagttatgAATTGGAAAAGCGAAGAACAGACCTTACTTGAAGAAGGATTAAGAATTTATaagaatttaaaaaattgtCCTGAAAAATGGGAAAAAATTAGTGAAGTCGTAAAAACCAGAACAGCTGATGATTGTTTAAAACGTTTTCTTTATTGTAGAGCTGTTGTTttgaaagaaaaaaaaaaacttaaAGAAGTAAcagaacaaaaaaaagaaaaagaagaaacaaatataaaacaagGATCAGaagatttaaaaaattcaaaaaatgaaataaataatgatgatataaaagatGATGAAGAACACGAACAAGATATAGATAGTGATGATAtgaatattaataataatatgaatataaagGGAAAGagtttattattaaataatgttcatttaaaaaatatatcattatataagGCAGTATTATTAAA GCTACAGTTAATTTGTAACAGGTGTTGCAATACATTTGATGTAACCTCAACAAGCAAGGACTCTTGTCAAataa TATGTACTTGTGTCAATTGCTCCAACAGTGCTGTTGTTGAAGTTTACAGAAATATTTGTTTCATGGAAAACACTTGTATTTGTATTTTGAAGTTCAATCAATGCTCACTAATG GATTTACTAACAGCTGATTACAGTGTTAATTGTGAGAGTTGTGGAAGAAAAAAcctttttaaaaatgtcACATCAg GTAAAGAAATAAATGTGAACTGTCAAAAGTGTTTTTCGAAATTAGAGTTTAAATACAAAGACATTTCCTTTGACGAGCCAATTAATGCAAATACCGAAAGCTTAAAAAA AATTGATGATATGATAAACAAATTATTTACCAAAAAAAAGTCGACTAAAAAAGCTATACCAACAGcttcaaataatttaaaaatagaaaaaacaaaaaatatgataaaaataaataatatagaagTTAAAGATGGAGCATGTAAgcattttaaaaaatcGCATAGGTTATTTAAATTCCCTTGTTGTAACAAA ATTTTTCCTTGTCCAACGTGCCATGATTTAAATAGTAATCATCAGTGTGACACTGCGAAGAGGTTTATTTGTGGGTTTTGTTACAGAGAGTTTAGTGACGATGAAGTGTGTATTTGTCAAAGGgataaaaaattaaaaaaggGTGGAAAGTTTTGGGAGGtaa GATGTCGTAATGCAATCACGTTAAGCAAAAATGATTccaaaaaatataaactTTTAAATAGACAAAGTgtccaaaaaaaaaaaaaaaaatga
- a CDS encoding hypothetical protein (conserved Plasmodium protein, unknown function~transcript variant 1; alternatively spliced): MCEMDKKKYIHKENNNNINNNNNINNNNNNNSSSSSNNINILSEKGSFSSINNYHEHATNYLKKEKMFYGYMKNKEKQNDNAHEGDIESREKYDIKKMTKNVNNMSSHKKNDQELNNNIKGKINNNNNNNNNNNNNSYYCKNELVTRKRNVYMSNRFKNNNNSNNNFDNFSNRNNKNVYNTYPKNNLTKKESHMNDNSNIHKNILNKRIDTYMNNEDSINMDDYDDDKQSDSIVKNNYNYRNRYNRFYNNNYGSYNEKKYTYQSNNTYMNYKKNQFYKNYDDEKLLNRNFKKHSQSYRGYQKEHNYLKESNNLHMQDKNESFLKEENKNIENELANMDEYENKFLKLREDEVRDRNDISFKREDNNNNNNDSENINVTENINDNINKNINENINKNINDNINDNINDSVNNVVSEDKELNSDKQSDKYISDELKRIKREEEKKKVMNWKSEEQTLLEEGLRIYKNLKNCPEKWEKISEVVKTRTADDCLKRFLYCRAVVLKEKKKLKEVTEQKKEKEETNIKQGSEDLKNSKNEINNDDIKDDEEHEQDIDSDDMNINNNMNIKGKSLLLNNVHLKNISLYKAVLLKLQLICNRCCNTFDVTSTSKDSCQIICTCVNCSNSAVVEVYRNICFMENTCICILKFNQCSLMDLLTADYSVNCESCGRKNLFKNVTSGKEINVNCQKCFSKLEFKYKDISFDEPINANTESLKKIDDMINKLFTKKKSTKKAIPTASNNLKIEKTKNMIKINNIEVKDGACKHFKKSHRLFKFPCCNKIFPCPTCHDLNSNHQCDTAKRFICGFCYREFSDDEVCICQRDKKLKKGGKFWEGGKGCRNAITLSKNDSKKYKLLNRQSVQKKKKK; encoded by the exons ATGTGTGAAAtggataaaaaaaaatatattcacaaggaaaataataataatattaacaataataataatattaataataataataataataatagtagtagtagtagtaataatataaatatattgagTGAGAAAGgttctttttcttctataaataattatcatgAACATGCaacaaattatttaaagaaggaaaaaatgttttatgggtatatgaagaataaagaaaaacaaaatgacAATGCTCACGAGGGTGATATAGAATCAAGAGAAAAATAcgatataaaaaaaatgacgaaaaatgtgaataatatgagtagtcataaaaaaaatgaccaagaattaaataataatataaaaggaaaaataaacaacaacaacaacaacaataataataataataataatagttaTTATTGTAAGAATGAATTAGTTACCAGAAAAAGAAACGTATATATGTCGAACCgctttaaaaataataataatagtaataataattttgataatttttcaaataggaataataaaaatgtatataatacGTATCctaaaaataatttaacaaaaaaagaaagtCATATGAATGACAACTCTAATATTCATAAGaacattttaaataaaCGTATTGATACATACATGAATAATGAAGATTCTATTAATATGGATgattatgatgatgataaacAAAGTGATTCTatagtaaaaaataattataattataggaatagatataatagattttataataataactATGGCAgttataatgaaaaaaaatatacataccaaagtaataatacatatatgaattataaaaagaatcaattttataaaaattatgatgatgaaaagTTATTAAACAGAAATTTTAAGAAACACAGCCAATCATATAGGGGTTATCAAAAAGaacataattatttaaaagaatCAAATAACCTGCACATGCaagataaaaatgaatCTTTTCTTAAAgaggaaaataaaaatatagagAATGAATTAGCAAATATGGACgaatatgaaaataaatttttaaaactAAGGGAAGATGAAGTGAGAGATAGAAAtgatatatcatttaaaagagaagataataataataataataatgatagtgaaaatataaatgtaacagaaaatataaatgataatataaataaaaatataaatgaaaatataaataaaaatataaatgataatataaatgataatataaatgattCTGTAAATAATGTTGTTAGTGAAGACAAGGAATTAAATTCAGATAAACAAAgtgataaatatataagtgatgaattaaaaagaattaaaagagaagaagaaaaaaaaaaagttatgAATTGGAAAAGCGAAGAACAGACCTTACTTGAAGAAGGATTAAGAATTTATaagaatttaaaaaattgtCCTGAAAAATGGGAAAAAATTAGTGAAGTCGTAAAAACCAGAACAGCTGATGATTGTTTAAAACGTTTTCTTTATTGTAGAGCTGTTGTTttgaaagaaaaaaaaaaacttaaAGAAGTAAcagaacaaaaaaaagaaaaagaagaaacaaatataaaacaagGATCAGaagatttaaaaaattcaaaaaatgaaataaataatgatgatataaaagatGATGAAGAACACGAACAAGATATAGATAGTGATGATAtgaatattaataataatatgaatataaagGGAAAGagtttattattaaataatgttcatttaaaaaatatatcattatataagGCAGTATTATTAAA GCTACAGTTAATTTGTAACAGGTGTTGCAATACATTTGATGTAACCTCAACAAGCAAGGACTCTTGTCAAataa TATGTACTTGTGTCAATTGCTCCAACAGTGCTGTTGTTGAAGTTTACAGAAATATTTGTTTCATGGAAAACACTTGTATTTGTATTTTGAAGTTCAATCAATGCTCACTAATG GATTTACTAACAGCTGATTACAGTGTTAATTGTGAGAGTTGTGGAAGAAAAAAcctttttaaaaatgtcACATCAg GTAAAGAAATAAATGTGAACTGTCAAAAGTGTTTTTCGAAATTAGAGTTTAAATACAAAGACATTTCCTTTGACGAGCCAATTAATGCAAATACCGAAAGCTTAAAAAA AATTGATGATATGATAAACAAATTATTTACCAAAAAAAAGTCGACTAAAAAAGCTATACCAACAGcttcaaataatttaaaaatagaaaaaacaaaaaatatgataaaaataaataatatagaagTTAAAGATGGAGCATGTAAgcattttaaaaaatcGCATAGGTTATTTAAATTCCCTTGTTGTAACAAA ATTTTTCCTTGTCCAACGTGCCATGATTTAAATAGTAATCATCAGTGTGACACTGCGAAGAGGTTTATTTGTGGGTTTTGTTACAGAGAGTTTAGTGACGATGAAGTGTGTATTTGTCAAAGGgataaaaaattaaaaaaggGTGGAAAGTTTTGGGAG GGTGGAAAAGGATGTCGTAATGCAATCACGTTAAGCAAAAATGATTccaaaaaatataaactTTTAAATAGACAAAGTgtccaaaaaaaaaaaaaaaaatga
- a CDS encoding putative diacylglycerol kinase: MEDFAYIDKNVYINILLVFIKKIKDYLVGIGILKILFCVCIILLSVFIAKRKNKKKKKINVYLQLNRKKNNSTKVSNSSKKSTISNEDDISQKNLSKISESGKIEEISNGYYHLTYTSHIFNLKTINRIELCNVCEENIYSFFFHKKNIFECIMCRNKCHIECAPNSNLMSCKTSVFFKNKHKFIKLRNCSWNDKCDICDQKFYFFSLYTLLKRHIYKCIWCNKYFHLRCLIKNSYKKKKIIKENDDENVVDKQKMKNLCTYGNNEYILYPYQLTIKENVLIDFLISAYNKVKENDIKLDDIFLSYTLNDFYNIEKKYKKDMIEPIEQFPSNKIRSVNDLLYFDYVNHFKSFRNMKKKKKKKIIQIHLNFLLNFFPVHLPIYHIKSNKTFLLIFVNVKSGGQTGKNLYQELLMYFNPIQIINIKSEKNVLNALNLFKQMFYLKKIILLICGGDGTISIFIDTLIKFFLKQNSNIENKTQGDKNEQINKEPILNNNDKNKTTSSNKTTFLNKTLTNITEKIRYNKDLLKKKWGGTPTAQTNTNNNNHMNAQGGKLSSKFFLIKRKMKKKKNNNNNNNNDNNDNDKYSTSEEDTSDFSDTDDEDNEEEKFSSIKEQLFKTKVNEDTLNVTENYEHIYKQIKNFQNKNVYEKDDTYEDNAEDNKNNIEHNHKKKKEKKKDNNKNNNSIMYDHVSDINEDCYFSATGFEGESIYHNVYYDHNNKNCNDLHMTTNISDNLCGYYGDTKKKKLKYMVKDDNINSNNNNNNNNNNNNNNNNNNNNNNNNNNNNNNNNDGDSAFVSINNNNDNNINNKTTTITSTKSTSNTTHNNSTCITNNEDHNMSDKKNEGLNKINNIEEFNKGEMCMYEKQCNLLENMNNDYKLINPEYDEKSHIDDETFFDSCDKSKDDIQCTHSNLILKELSEETNLEKDNEEDNNYSLESCISTTPLCVLPLGTGNDLSISLGWGSEYNNDIFFYLNKLKNCQNEIVDVWNMKGYDLNNNLILNNSFINYFDIGIIARLALHFDNIRKKYPHFFNSRIGNKILYGEVGFRDFCFNTYKYKLNKNIKIYCDGKKVNIEENLESVCIINIPYFLGGIKIWKDDELEKNYYSDVEKENDKINDSEYISDHEKGDNNNNNNKKNKKKTKRKIKHNNTINKDENNTDNFNDNSFESYSSSKNIHNKYDNDYKKNLYTDQDKQNIINNISLKKDQLTNETNINSPEIKNIEKFINRNENTSDYANNIYKSYRLDSYKQKKTQHKYRKQKINDKVIEVIGFRNMFHLFQVQLGMSKAIKLCQGSEIVVKINKKFIRNKNKIYFQYDGEPGYLNIHKLHFTHNQCTFLSPKDAI, from the exons ATGGAAGATTTTGCTtatattgataaaaatgtttacataaatattctacttgtatttattaaaaaaataaaagattaCCTAGTAGGAATAGGTATATTGAAAATCCTTTTTTGTGtttgtattatattgttGAGTGTTTTTATTGcgaaaagaaaaaataaaaagaagaagaaaataaatgtatatcTACAAttaaatagaaaaaaaaataatagtaCCAAAGTTTCGAATAGTTCAAAAAAGTCTACTATAAGTAATGAAGATGATATATCACAAAAGAATTTATCAAAAATAAGTGAAAGTGGAAAAATAGAAGAAATATCTAATGgatattatcatttaacatatacatctcatatatttaatttaaaaacCATAAATAGAATAGAATTATGTAATGTTTGTGAAgagaatatatattcttttttttttcataaaaaaaatatttttgaatgTATTATGTGTAGAAATAAATGTCATATAGAATGTGCTCCAAATTCAAATTTGATGAGTTGTAAAACTAgtgtattttttaaaaataagcataaatttataaaattaagAAATTGTTCTTGGAATGATAAATGTGATATTTGTGAtcaaaaattttatttcttttctttatatacacttttaaaaagacacatatataaatgtatatggtgtaataaatattttcatttaagatgtttaattaaaaattcttataaaaaaaaaaaaataataaaagaaaatgatgatgaaaatgtagtagataaacaaaaaatgaaaaatttgTGTACATATGgtaataatgaatatatattataccCTTATCAATTAACTATCAAAGAAAATGTATTAATAGATTTTTTAATAAGTGCATATAATAAAGTgaaagaaaatgatataaaattagatgacatatttttaagttatacattaaatgatttttataatattgaaaaaaaatataaaaaagatatgATAGAACCTATAGAACAATTTCCTTCAAATAAAATTAGAAGTGtaaatgatttattatattttgattatgtaaatcattttaaaagttttagaaatatgaaaaaaaaaaaaaaaaaaaaaattattcaaattCATCTAAATTTCTTATTAAATTTCTTCCCAGTACATTTACCAATATATCATATCAAAAGTAATAAAACATTTCTACTCATATTTGTAAATGTAAAAAGTGGAGGACAAACAGGAAAAAATCTTTATCAAGAATTGTTAATGTATTTTAATCCTAtacaaattataaatataaaaagtgaaaaaaatgtattaaatgcattaaatttatttaaacaaatgttttatttaaaaaaaattatattgCTTATATGTGGAGGTGATGGTACTATAAGTATTTTTATAGATACATTAATAAAGTTCTTCTTAAAACAAAATTCAAACattgaaaataaaacacaaggggataaaaatgaacaaattAATAAAGAACCTATtctaaataataatgataaaaataaaacaacCTCATCTAATAAAACgacatttttaaataaaacattaaCTAACATTACCGAAAAAATAAGATACAATAAAGATcttttaaagaaaaaatggGGGGGTACTCCAACAGCGCAAACCAATACCAATAATAACAATCATATGAATGCTCAAGGTGGCAAATTATCATctaaattttttcttataaaaagaaaaatgaagaaaaaaaaaaataataataataataataataatgataataatgacaATGATAAATATTCTACCAGTGAAGAAGATACAAGCGATTTTAGTGATACAGACGATGAAgataatgaagaagaaaaattttCTAGCATAAAAGAACAACTTTTTAAAACCAAAGTTAATGAAGATACATTAAATGTTACCGAAAATTATgaacatatttataaacaaatcaaaaattttcaaaataaaaatgtatatgaAAAGGATGATACATATGAAGATAATGCAGAGgataataagaataatattgaacacaaccataaaaaaaaaaaagaaaaaaaaaaggataataacaaaaataataattctatTATGTATGATCATGTGTCAGATATTAATGAAGATTGTTATTTTTCAGCTACAGGATTTGAAGGAGAGAGTATATATCATAATGTATACTatgatcataataataaaaactGTAATGATTTACATATGACAACAAATATTAGTGATAACTTATGTGGATATTATGGAGATACCAAAAAGAAAAAGCTTAAATATATGGTAaaagatgataatattaacagtaataataataacaataataataataataataataataataacaataacaacaataacaacaacaacaacaacaacaataataataataataataatgatggTGATTCTGCTTTTGTTTCTattaacaataataatgataataatattaataataagaCGACGACTATTACTTCTACTAAGTCCACTTCTAATACTACTCATAATAACAGTACCTGTATTACCAATAATGAAGATCATAATATGAGcgataaaaaaaatgaaggCTTAAACAAAATTAACAACATAGAAGAATTTAATAAAGGTGAAATGTGTATGTATGAAAAACAATGCAATTTGTtagaaaatatgaataatgattataaattaataaaccccgaatatgatgaaaaaagTCATATAGATGATGAAACTTTTTTTGATAGTTGTGATAAAAGTAAAGATGATATACAATGTACTCATAGcaatttaatattaaaagaacTTAGTGAAGAAACAAATTTAGAAAAAGATAATGaagaagataataattattcattAGAATCTTGTATTTCTACAACACCTTTATGTGTATTACCATTAGGTACTGGGAATGATCTAAGTATTAGTTTAGGTTGGGGTAgtgaatataataatgatatatttttttatttaaataaattaaaaaattgtCAAAATGAAATAGTAGATGTATGGAATATGAAAGGATatgatttaaataataatttaattttaaataatagtTTTATCAATTATTTCGATATAGGAATTATAGCTAGATTAGCTTTAcattttgataatattagGAAAAAATATCCACACTTTTTTAATAGCAGAATAGggaataaaatattatatggaGAAGTAGGGTTTAGAGATTTCTGttttaatacatataaatataaattaaataaaaatataaaaatatattgtgatgggaaaaaagtaaatataGAAGAAAATCTAGAAAGTGTttgtataataaatataccTTACTTCCTAGGAGgcataaaaatatggaaagatgatgaattagaaaaaaattattattctgatgttgaaaaggaaaatgacaaaataaatgataGTGAATATATAAGTGATCATGAAAAAGgagataataataataataataataaaaagaacaaaaagaaaacaaaaagaaaaataaaacataataatactattaataaagatgaaaataatacagataattttaatgataataGTTTTGAAAGTTATTCAAGtagtaaaaatattcataataaatatgataatgattataaaaaaaatttatatacaGATCAAgataaacaaaatattatcaataatatatcattaaaaaaagatcAATTAACAAACGaaacaaatattaattctcctgaaataaaaaatattgaaaagTTTATTAACAGAAATGAAAATACATCAGATTATgcaaataatatttataaatcATATAGATTAGATTCttataaacaaaaaaaaacacaacacaaatatagaaaacaaaaaattaatgataAAGTTATTGAAGTTATAGGTTTTAGAAATATGTTCCATCTATTTCAAGTACAATTAGGAATGTCTAAAGCAATCAAACTCTGTCAAGGAAGTGAAATTGTTgttaaaattaataaaaagtttattagaaataaaaacaaaatatattttcaatatgATGGAGAACCTGGCTATCTTAATATCCATAAATTGCATTTTACTCACAA CCAATGTACGTTTTTATCACCAAAGGATGCCATTTGA